ACATGCAACCGCCCGACACCGAGCAACTCCAGTGCTGTACCATTGGAAGTTGACAAAACTGTCTCGCCCCAAGACTCTTTCGAGTTGTCCGTCCTGCGCGAGTTGGTCGAGAGGACCATGCTGCAGATCTTGCGGGCGAATGGCGAGATGGCCTCCTTCGCCCTTCAGGAGTGCAGCTTGCAACACGGGCAGCAGCAACGAACCTGGTTCGCTCTGCAGGGTGAGTTGCCACACTTCCGTCAGTTGCCGGTGGGTACTGGCCAATTCAAAAGTATTGGTGTTCGGGTCGGAGGTATATTGACGGAGCCATTCAAGGGCTTCTTGAGGCTGGTTCAGAGCAATACAGGCCTCGGCTGCAATGCCACAATCCCAATAATCTCTCTGCGCTTTCCCTTCAATTTCTTGAAGAATAGTTTTCGCTAGCGATTGGGCATTGAACCGAGTCGCAACCGGGACACGATCGCGAGTGGCGCGACAGTGTAACGCTACCGCATTGATCCCGTGCCACAAGTGCCCGCCAGGATCTTTACTGTACACTTGATGATAGGTAGTCACTGCCAGTTTGAGATTCTTCTGACTTCGTTCCGTGGAACTGTCCTGAGCGTCGACGTAGAACTGCTTATATGCACGGCCAAGGAGGCCCCTGGCCTCAGCGTTCTCCTCAGGCTGAGTCGCGGTGTCGACAATGAGGGTTTGGAGAACATGTAACGCGGCAGTCAGGTTGTTTTGATCAAGCAGTTACTGCGCATACTGGCGACGGATCTGTGGAGCGATTTGCCCTGATTGGATCAGGACATCTGCGACCTGTTGCATCAAGTCAAAATAGCGATTGTTGCGGAGATGCTGGAGAACGCGTTTTGCTTCTCTTTCCGGGTAGAGGTCATCCGTGCTGCGGAGGTGTGTAATCAGATGCTCACAGAGGGCGGTTGTTGTTTCCTTGTCAAACTGTCGGACGGCGGCAGCCACTTGTCGAGTAAGTTCAGGTGGATCAACCGGAACAAGAGCCATACCCTTCCCCTTTCTGCTTAGAGACCAAGGAGTGTGCTGAGTGCACTCCGCAGTTGCGTCCCACGCAAGTAATGCGAGATATTGTGTCGCCAGAGACCGGAGTTTTGTTCATTGATGTCGCGAATGACGCGCGTTCCGTTTTTCTGATAATCGTTTGCCAAGTTGGGGTCGAAGCCCGCGACCGGATCGAAATGATCGTAGACGTCCACCCAGCCGCCATTGAGGCGGGGCGTGGGAAAGCCATCGACACGACTCCACTCAGGTTTGCAGCAGTCTTGAATTTCATCGAGCCCCAGTGGACTACCAATCGTCATGAGCCCATCAACACGTGGGCAGTCCGACACCCGCTTGAGGCAGTCGTAGGCGATGACCGTTCCCATGCTATGACTGACAATGATATGTGGCCCTGGTTTCTGCGCGCCTGCGGTGAGTGCGGTAATCATGCGTTGACGGATTTCGTCCTGTACACGATAGGTCGTTCCTGGACGTGGGCTCTGTGTAGTATTAAACAGGTAGTGATGGACATCGCGCAGCAACGTTTCCATCAGTTGACGTTTGAGCCACCAGGGAAGGGGAATACGTTCAAACTCGGCGCTGATATCAGAGGCTGGAGGAGTGAAATTGTCCTCACCGGGCGCTGCGAAATTCAATTTCTTGGCCAGAGATTCGACGGTGGCCTGTTCCGCTCCCTTCAAGGTACTCTGCCATGACATATCGATGTCAGGGCTCTTCTTGGAAGGAAGTGCTTCTACACTTTCATACGCCGCTTCATCAGCATCATAGTGTTCATACATGACGTCGGCCCAATAGACCATTGATGACGTAATCCCCTCAGCTCCGAGGTCTAACCCGTTGTCACGAGCGAGCGAACGGCGCCAGATATTGAGCAAGGCGTCAGGAGCTGGTTTGTTAGAAATCCCATGAATAAAAGTGACGTGTGCCATGATGTTTCCTCCACCTCTGGGTGAATTTTTGTTACGTTGTGTAGGACGATTTGCGATCGCGATTGTCCAGATACCCCCTCGTTCAATAGGCAAGCGCTGTGCCATTCTCATCTAAACAGGCTACTGCTTCGTACGAAGGTTTTACCGTCTTTTTGTACGAGACCAAAAAGACGATAGAGCCATCTATGTTTCTGCCTTATTTCACCAGAAATTTGCAAGCTGGCAGGAAAGAAATCGCCTGATGCTCGACGGTCAAAAACATTTGCCATGACAAACCCAATTGACAGTAAGAAGGTCGTCATAGCCCTGGAGGTAGTTACGCTGCACGGCCCATTGCCGACCTCTAATGTTCCAGTGCCGTTACTGTCGACGGTGTTCCACGAGATAGCAGTGCGCTCTCAATTGCCGCAGCCCACGAGACGTGTTCGTGCCGTTGTTCACGCGTCTCGCGAATAAGTCGGAGATTGTGTGCCGTGGTTTCTGGTGCCCGCGACTCTCGAATTGCGGTGAGGGCATCGTTCAGCGCAGCGTTGGCTTTTTGTTCATCCTTTGCGAGTACTGCCAGTTCTATGCGAGTGGCATAGTCGCAATAATCGGGTTTGCCTGCGGCAATTTTGCGTTCTACGGCATACGTC
This sequence is a window from Deltaproteobacteria bacterium. Protein-coding genes within it:
- a CDS encoding trypsin-like peptidase domain-containing protein, which encodes MLDQNNLTAALHVLQTLIVDTATQPEENAEARGLLGRAYKQFYVDAQDSSTERSQKNLKLAVTTYHQVYSKDPGGHLWHGINAVALHCRATRDRVPVATRFNAQSLAKTILQEIEGKAQRDYWDCGIAAEACIALNQPQEALEWLRQYTSDPNTNTFELASTHRQLTEVWQLTLQSEPGSLLLPVLQAALLKGEGGHLAIRPQDLQHGPLDQLAQDGQLERVLGRDSFVNFQWYSTGVARCRAVACIEQDGGQGQGIGTGFVLKGSALYGPFGDELLLLTNAHVVSNDPQIKGALRPEEALISFQANASSSETNPRYRVKKILWSSPPDQLDTTLVQLDTPVTGIDPYPIANALPAISDDDHQRAYIIGHPSGGTLSFSIHDNVLLDHEVPLLHYRTPTEGGSSGSPVFNQQWKLIGIHHKGGEHMRKLNGKAGTYAANEGIWIKSIIDTIGTELSARSR